A genomic region of Pseudomonas frederiksbergensis contains the following coding sequences:
- a CDS encoding response regulator transcription factor, with amino-acid sequence MEATIINGAWKGHLGRGLAPRELQFLLWIAQGFTSKEIAREAGIEAGTVKKRLTNAMFKLGVTRRTALVAEAMKRQIITPMCFVLAALVAIHSMLDDESMRRDRRVPDRRTAQVRMVRRAECPALAV; translated from the coding sequence ATGGAAGCAACAATCATCAACGGCGCATGGAAGGGCCACCTCGGTCGCGGCCTTGCGCCGCGAGAGCTTCAGTTCCTTCTCTGGATCGCCCAGGGATTCACCTCGAAAGAGATCGCCAGAGAGGCAGGCATCGAAGCCGGCACCGTCAAAAAGCGCCTCACTAACGCCATGTTCAAGCTTGGTGTCACGCGGCGTACTGCCTTGGTGGCTGAAGCCATGAAGCGGCAGATCATCACGCCGATGTGCTTTGTCCTGGCGGCGTTGGTCGCCATCCATTCAATGCTTGATGACGAATCGATGCGTCGTGATCGCCGCGTGCCTGATCGTCGTACAGCTCAAGTCCGGATGGTGCGGCGTGCCGAATGCCCTGCCCTGGCCGTATGA